catagtgggtttgcgaccagcatggatccagaccagcctgcgcatccgcgcagtctggtcaggatccatgctgttcgctttcaaagcctattgcaattagagaaaccgttagcgaacagcatggatcctgaccagactgcgcggatgcgcaggctggtctggatccatgctggtcgcaaagccactatgttgattttcacatggcgcggctcaaatgttacgTCATTTCGTTGCTTCTACTGTTAACTATTTGAACGTCCCTGCATATATAAGCAATGAAATACGATTATAGTCTGAAGTCTCTCTTGCTGACGTACAATTTCAAACTAGGCAATTATATACTGATCATATTAAAACTCGTTTTCGGCTGACATTCTCTTAAATTTGTGTTCAATTTGTATTCAATGAGTAATTCAAAGAAGTATTATTGTCGGTTCTCCAGTCTTTCGTCATCACAGAAATTTTATTCTCAGGTAAAGTGGTCGAGAAAGAGATGATTTGGAATATATTAAATATAGTTGATATTGCCTGGCTGCAATGCCTCGATGTTCATCACTAAATGCAATTGATTGGTTTTAAACATGCAAATTGTCAACAATGAATCATCTGCTCTCGCAAATTCATGTTAACATCAATGCTTAACCGTACAATGAAAGAGAAGAGTAACTGTATGTAGAAGTATATCTGCGAATGTCTATATGAATTTTATTGTGTATAAAGTGAAAATTATCTGGTGTCCCGCAAGGTCCCATCCTCTTTACCCtactttttcttaatttttcaatTACTTACACTTCTATCATCTTGTGAATGGTACAAGTCTAAAATCGAGTGTGACCAAATTCAGAAGGATTTCATTTACGTTGATAATCCAAAGATTGAAACaccaacaaaaaatgaatggaagcacattcatttatttttcatttttctccacatagaaataaaacaaacaataaatcgtaaattgtataataatgataaatttgCTGGAAGTGGTAAATATTGTATATCAATGGaatgataaatgaaaacaaagaaaaatcaaaatacaagTAAAGTTTCTTTACAAATAGCCGAATACAAATGGACAGGAATACTTCTGATTTTGCAAAAGAAAACAGAAACGCACACATATTGAGGTATAAATCGTTTGAAATGGATTCTCTAACAAAAACTCTCATTGTTGGAAATATCTGTATTATgaagttgaaaaagaaaatggaagCACCGTAACATTATCTAAAATTGCTCTTCTTTTTCCTGTAAAATGCCTTTAAGTTTGTTAACACATGTATGTTTATAAATATTGCACATTATTCTTACACTTACATGAACATAAACAAAAAATCCCTGCGACAAAAATAGATTTCTATTAAAGGGAATAATTTCTGGTTTAGATACAACAGATTGCGAAACACATGATAATCTTCAATGCAAGCTGCATGCAAAAACATACCTTTTAACATTGACAATAGCAGTTAATATGCGTGTATGAATAAATAAGCAGCAGTTATCTTCCTGGACGAAATCTCTCACacacttttttattactgcacaACTGTTTAGGGGAAACTGACTTGTTCTTCCTTTACTACATTACTAAGAATCAATGTGCACCTAGGTACCACGCAAGTAAATGTCTGCTGCTGCAGTATTAAGCAAGTCTGAGATTCTACAGCCGTTTTATTGTACACATTTTCAGTATTAAGCTTTTCGAAAACTTTACACCCTGGTACACGTTAACAATATCATCAAATACATAAAGAGTACCGATGAAAGAGAGGTATGGACAAATTGTAATCACTGAAGTCATTTGGTATCCTGAATTACAAAGTTGTAGTGATGCCATAGATCACTATGCCATAGATCATTGAttaattaaggtagtggacccgtaatgaaactcgacaatttccgtgtgattacgtatttaTTAGGCATTTCGGCACTCTTCGGACGTAAATGTATTCCAACGCGTACGTAGCTTTCCGTAAAAAAAACGAAGaataccgaaatcgcatacgaAGAATACATTACTTGCCGATTTTCAATACGGGTCCACTTCCTTCAGTCTATCATTTCACTCCACATACGTACACTTGAAATGGAATACTTAACAATATTGCCAAATGCAGAATGAAGAAGATATAAAAATGAATGGTGAACATATTGCTTAGAATATAATCAAGTCTgtcaaatatatttatgaaacatCAATCTCTTCATCGCAGCTATCCGAAACAGACTCTACGTCATCGTCAACGTCACCAATTTGTCGAAAAATTTCTTGGGAATTCATTGTCACTTGAGAATATGGGCTTGTTTCGGGAGAGTCAATTTTATGCTCAAGCGCATGCGCTGAATGATAGTCATGCTCAGTCTGTTCTTCTACGTCACTACTTTTATTCAAGTCACTCAAATCTGGATGTGGATTATTTTTATTCGGTAATGTATTGTCACGTGATCCTCCAGACGACAAAAGTTCTCTCTCCTTGGAATTGCGCCATTTCATTCTTCGATTCTGAAACcaaattttaacctgaaaaaaaaaaacagtaacttTAATTAACATGGAAATAGTTCATGGCTAAAAAAAATACCgcagtttaattattttttattcacatATCGCAGACAtcttttattaaaacaatttctttttctcGGTGACAGACGAAGCGAGAAACAAATTGAGACGTAATTAGttgataattttaaataaaagtgtaTAAACGACTACGTTATTATCGTGATTTCCATACTGAATCAATAAGAGATAAACGGGCGATTACAGAACGATTATGGAATAAAGTAAACCGTGGAATTTCCCATTAGAATGGACCACTGGGGAGAATTTCAAGAACTTGTCACTTCCAGATGTTGCCATTTAATCAAGTACTCCCAATTCCAACCGAGAGCGTGAATCGAGTTGAGCCGATATTAATAAATACGCGGACAATTAGATGCGCTGGAAATGACGTATAATTAGACGACAAGAAGCCAATGGCGAAATTTATTGAGCTAAATAGCATTTCCTTAGTCTTATAAAGCCagtatttgtttctttgaaaggAAACAAATTGAAACATTTGCATCAAATAAGAATGTGATTAGGTTTTAACCGAAGGCGCCATATTGCTTATTTACAAGAGTGTCATTGCCCGAAAGACAGTTAAAACAAATGAGGAACATGATGTAATTCATTTAATCAGACAATTGTCTTCAGAAACAGCCATATTTAACAAAACGCAAGAAACAAGGCTAGAGGAATAAATACAGTattaaatatgtgtattttttgcTAAAATGGATAACGAATTTACGTactgaatgacgtcattttttgcttcagaagaaCGTATATTATATCATAAACAGGGGGCGCCAAAATTCGGTCTaaagtttgatatttatctttatctaagttttttttttttttaaagatatacaatttttattataCCTGGGAATCTTTCAAGCCCAGTTTTGCAGCCAATTTCTTTCTGTCGGGTTTGCTGATGTATTTTTGTTTCTGGAACATCTTTTCCAATCCCTTCCTCTGCATGTCTGAGAAGACAGCCCGTCTAAGCATACCTCGGCGAGGTTTTCCTCGCATCTGACTGAGGAAGGAGAATGCATTCGGCATCGGTAGTAATGGAGAACCTGAAAAATAAGCAACAAATCAGTATTATATTCCGcacattcttttaaaatgtttaatcatataatatgaCAAAGTAGTTAAAGGTTAATTTACCAGCAATAATAATCGGCATTTTTTCCATTCAATTAAGTATTTTCGAATTAATAAATTATCAAGGCCCTTCAATGGTTTGTCGTCTATTTCATCACGATTCAGAGATCAGATGCGCAGGGATTAAATACCATAAGTGCTTTTGTCCGAGTGGTTTTATACCTAAGCATCTGAACGCATCTAGTGGTAAACTAGATGACAAACCACAataaggccttgattgttttcgtTGTTACATGTTCATAgaaatacttaaataaaaataCGACTGGCTTCATTTACTCCGGTAGTAATGAACGGGGCGTCACGCGgccatttgacgtcataattgacctcataatgctctcttactggtccgcgcgtcaaccgttggtTATCGCATTATATACACCGCTTGaacttctttgtttaactggcaatcaaattgAGCAATGTTAGAATGCCATTTCGACATTTTTGAACTTCGGTGTAAATCTCAACATCATACGCCTTTCAGTTTCACGGGGCAATACCGAAATCACACATGTAGAAATAGGAAATCGTACGGAAATTGACGACTGTTAGATCGTTACGGATTTACTCAATTAAGGTATCCGATCGACAAATAGGTAAAATTTCGATGTATGTTGACCCCatgttttttggggggggggggggttgaaagagttgtgtctacTGAACAAGAATAAGTAATGATGTAAAATGAGCATAAGTAATCTGCAAGAATCATAATTTTGACTGCAAagtgataaatcttacactgtaataactggatttctgttgaagtatcactgaagactatgaagtaaaaaaaataaagatcctGTAATATATTTTgccataattatgatttatattttctctttcagtagacaatacactttcaaatgatacaaaaatatatgaCCTTACTAGGCAtcaatttttgttatattttaatagcactgttatagaacttgcttatttgtggatcggataccttaaatccaatctgactaaagtacttgatcttctaaacgaagatctgagaacgacccattcacattcgtcttctgtatattttggatctccattattgctatttttatgttatccaatcaggtgaattgttcgattgtcaaagagtaagaaaaatatgcagttattccaggactcgaacccgggacccctcgctttcAAAGCAAGTGgcataccgactgagctaaccggctatctgatacattacgacataagaattgtaaatatcaaaagtcaatgctagaggtagatttgcaagatgttgtaagctaggctctgattggctagtgaaagggccgtcagaacgaggcaatgaataggtcgttttcagatcctatgcgtagcgtaataggagatgtactttagtcagattgccttaAATCACTGGTATTTGTTTTATCAGAGATGTTTTTTTATGTCTTAAACTCGCGGTCTGTAACCAGAAAGTCGGTATCCTGAACTCCAATCAAAATGTGTGTACCATCAGTTCATGAACTGCCACCCCACTCCCTGATTTCTTGAAAATGACCCCCTGAGTGTAGGATGGAGTTTTACAGCACAATCatggaaatccccgtctggtatgcaagaaatagtCTTAATGTTTCTGTCTCTCTGTATAAGGATTAACACAGATATCAAGATGAACACGTTAGACCTTATGGAGATCACGTGTCTCATTTAAACTGACTTAAAATTTGCAGTTGCTTTAATTAAAAGCCGATTCAAAACCCCAGACATCCACATGTTGCAACCACATTCTGTTCGTATCTAAACTTTGTGGTTTCAGATCAAAGTTTATTGTTTTAGAAACCAATGTTCGTATTAAAAAGCTGTGGTCTTATATCAACGCTTATTATTTCAGATAGCAATTAAAACAATGAGCTCATCGGCTTCGCGGCTAAAAACATCGGTTTTCGCGATATAAAAGATCAAAGAAATGTTATGTTTGATTAATACGGTAAATGAACGTAATCCATAATATGCAACCTGTGACAAGAAAAATAATGATAACTGCTGTAATAAAGATAGAATCAAGCAATTATAGAAATCGACTGGCAACCGAACCTATTATTGCCTTAATACTTAAATATTGAGGCTTTAATTGACATTGCGCTGGTAACATCTTGCGCAAATGCAGTACTTCATAATTCTTTTCGATCATTTTCTCATTTTTACAgtattcagtttcatttttttattttataaaggaaatttcatattttcattgtttacaCGATCCCGAATGGCCATTGATTTCCGCCGGAAATGAGCAATACACTGCCAGAGGGGTCGAGTTAAAGAAGAATACGAGATGAATACACAAGATGTTACATTACATATTGGGAAATGATTTGATTATAGGTCTTTTTTATTATACGCTTTTTTATGACGGTGTATGATGACTGATGTCTAAAACGATAATGGCGATACAATGAAGATAGAATGGCGAGTAGCACATGTTCCATTGCCATCTATTACTAACTAGGCATATTAAGCACAAATGTCATAATTATGCATGTACACGCAAATGAATTAAGCATAAAACTTGTAGCATCTCCTGATTTATGAAATTGAACGTTTGAACAGATTTAGAATATAATGCTAATGTCCTTTTATTAACTGCTTTATTCATTTCAAGGTTGCGTTATAGTCATCAGAATAAACTACCTATATATCATTGAAGAGTAATTTCACAACTTCTTTGTCTTATCAATGAACTTATCA
This Mercenaria mercenaria strain notata chromosome 17, MADL_Memer_1, whole genome shotgun sequence DNA region includes the following protein-coding sequences:
- the LOC123537391 gene encoding homeobox protein DBX1-B-like — its product is MFQNAMSPSQVYQSLFRTLPLVPQPVPSSSASFLVENLLREGQSALIARPMTSIPTGVVGLPGMGVSSVPSIARNIDQLNTMTSLASHSNVVSNVNNVTPYLKFGVNAILGSDSTDSKSSPPRPFLTSTPQLQQQQQSGSPVSCPKPCSPSLGCQSCIPRQPSIYEHPFHGMLRHPYFSGSPLLPMPNAFSFLSQMRGKPRRGMLRRAVFSDMQRKGLEKMFQKQKYISKPDRKKLAAKLGLKDSQVKIWFQNRRMKWRNSKERELLSSGGSRDNTLPNKNNPHPDLSDLNKSSDVEEQTEHDYHSAHALEHKIDSPETSPYSQVTMNSQEIFRQIGDVDDDVESVSDSCDEEIDVS